Proteins encoded together in one Carya illinoinensis cultivar Pawnee chromosome 3, C.illinoinensisPawnee_v1, whole genome shotgun sequence window:
- the LOC122305515 gene encoding ribonuclease E/G-like protein, chloroplastic isoform X1, which yields MAICPCSSTEVQVPAGCFRFMDLNHLHRRTVTAPFSSSILRSERSLSPLTSLLITAGAQFKYICHHIPFGNMVRFALCVASCNSFRRSPTMAIKKGNSNTNLKGSCNVVWTIEADVTAGQLLYLTGDPVVLGCWKPEMAVLLSPTEHANLWKAEVKMACGVSFKYNYFVKGETWPSRDIIWRPGPEFSISVPLHIEKDKKIIVRDSWMRLDVKRPSAQLWNSWIEETYLPIQSLIPAPARDEYEIVNSLEIDSTEPRPQLNDDMVHDIRYFKSEDAIRAADNGSEGVFTERDHPVEEPWLFQSALLFPIVKDKMGSDESKSTVCVEDEATKMEDAGKLLPEEGSNLISEEPISTVILINSSICTMQRIAVLECGKLVELLLEPVKTNVQCDSVYLGVITKLVPHMGGAFVNIGNSRHSLMDIKQNREPFIFPPFRRRTKKQEVNGSVIGALEERSDAHDNACTLHDIVLNYDNTEVNSQDDFVQPMHNDYQEHEVEDDLDVSEVLNENVNGTIVDFDEAEPDFEDYLDQIEHHLEGETINSSLPVGVNGSHDSQMSQSQHLKDSRHTFSNENKWSQVWKGTKIVVQVVKEGLGTKGPTLTAYPKLRSRFWILITRCSRIGVSKKIAGVERTRLKVIAKTLQPQGFGLTVRTVAAGHSLEELQKDLEGLLSTWKDIIEHAKSAALAADEGVEGAIPIILHQAMGQTLSVVQDYFNDKVQRMVVDSPRTYHEVTNYLQEIAPDLCDRVELYNKRIPLFSEFNIEEEINNILSKRVPLANGGSLIIEQTEALVSIDVNGGHGVFGRGTSQEKAILDVNLAAAKQIARELRLRDIGGIIVVDFIDMTDDSNKRLVYEEVKKAVERDRSMVKVSELSRHGLMEITRKRVRPSVTFMISEPCTCCHATGRVEALETSFSKIEQEICRLLAMMDQKADPEKPKSWPKFILRVDHHMCNYLTSGKRTRLAILSSSLKVWILLKVARGLTRGAFEVKPLTDEKENKNRHQAAISMLRPTEITTNRSGKKVTLIPVKRWKTGGK from the exons ATGGCTATCTGTCCCTGCTCCTCAACTGAAGTTCAAGTTCCTGCCGGGTGTTTCAGGTTCATGGACCTCAATCACCTCCATAGGCGCACCGTTACCGCTCCATTCTCTTCTTCGATTCTCCGCTCCGAACGTTCTCTATCTCC ACTCACAAGCTTGTTAATCACTGCTGGTGCACAGTTCAA GTATATATGCCACCACATACCCTTTGGAAACATGGTCAGATTCGCGCTTTGTGTAGCAAGTTGTAATTCTTTCAGAAGATCTCCTACAATGGCGATTAAGAAAG GAAATTCAAACACGAATCTGAAAGGATCATGCAATGTGGTTTGGACTATAGAAGCCGATGTAACTGCTGGTCAGCTTCTGTACTTAACTGGGGATCCTGTTGTATTAGGCTGCTGGAAACCGGAGATGGCAGTACTACTGTCTCCGACTGAACATGCGAACTTATGGAAGGCTGAAGTCAAG ATGGCTTGTGGTGTAAGTTTCAAGTATAATTATTTCGTAAAGGGAGAAACATGGCCTTCACGTGACATCATTTGGAGACCTGGACCTGAATTTTCTATATCAGTACCTCTACATATAGagaaagacaaaaaaattatagtgaGAGACTCATGGATGAGGCTTGATGTCAAAAGGCCTTCTGCACAATTATGGAATTCCTGGATAGAGGAGACATATCTTCCCATACAATCTTTGATACCGGCTCCAGCCAGAG ATGAATATGAGATAGTGAATAGCCTTGAAATTGACTCAACAGAGCCAAGGCCCCAATTAAATGATGATATGGTCCATGATATAAGGTACTTTAAAAGTGAGGATGCCATTAGGGCTGCAGATAATGGTTCTGAGGGAGTTTTCACCGAAAGAGATCATCCTGTTGAGGAACCCTGGTTATTCCAGTCAGCACTCCTTTTTCCCATTGTTAAGGATAAGATGGGGTCTGATGAGTCCAAAAGTACTGTCTGTGTGGAAGATGAGGCGACCAAGATGGAAGATGCAGGTAAGTTGTTACCTGAAGAAGGGAGCAATCTTATATCAGAGGAACCCATATCTACTGTTATTCTGATTAATTCTTCAATATGTACCATGCAAAGGATTGCTGTCCTAGAATGTGGGAAATTGGTCGAGTTATTACTGGAACCTGTTAAAACTAACGTTCAGTGTGATAGCGTGTATCTAGGGGTGATCACAAAACTTGTTCCACATATGGGAGGTGCTTTTGTAAATATTGGAAATTCTAGACACTCTCTTATGGACATCAAGCAGAACAGGGAACCATTTATATTTCCTCCATTTCGTCGTAGGACAAAGAAACAAGAAGTCAATGGTTCTGTTATTGGAGCCCTGGAAGAGCGTTCAGATGCACATGATAATGCATGTACATTGCATGATATTGTGTTAAATTATGATAATACCGAGGTCAACTCTCAAGATGACTTCGTACAACCTATGCACAATGACTACCAGGAACATGAAGTTGAGGATGATCTTGATGTTTCAGAAGTTCTTAACGAGAATGTAAATGGTACTATAGTTGATTTCGATGAAGCAGAACCTGATTTTGAGGACTACTTAGATCAAATTGAACATCATCTAGAAGGTGAAACCATTAACAGTTCCCTTCCTGTCGGCGTAAATGGCTCACATGATTCTCAAATGTCTCAGTCCCAACATTTGAAGGACTCTAGGCATACATTCAGCAATGAAAACAAATGGTCCCAAGTTTGGAAAGGAACAAAAATTGTTGTACAAGTTGTTAAAGAGGGATTGGGTACAAAAGGTCCCACTCTAACTGCTTATCCTAAATTAAGAAGCAGATTCTGG ATACTGATCACTCGTTGCAGTAGAATCGGAGTTTCAAAAAAAATTGCTGGTGTTGAGCGCACACGCTTGAAAGTTATTGCAAAAACTTTGCAGCCTCAGGGTTTTGGTCTGACAGTAAGGACTGTTGCTGCTGGTCATTCTTTAGAGGAATTGCAGAAGGACTTGGAAGGTTTGCTTTCAACTTGGAAAGATATAATAGAGCATGCAAAATCTGCAGCTCTGGCTGCGGATGAAGGTGTTGAAGGGGCCATTCCCATTATTCTCCATCAGGCAATGGGCCAAACACTCTCAGTTGTTCAGGATTATTTTAATGATAAG GTTCAGAGAATGGTAGTTGACTCACCAAGGACATATCATGAG GTTACCAATTACCTTCAGGAAATTGCTCCTGATCTTTGTGATCGAGTTGAGTTATACAATAAAAGAATTCCTCTTTTCAGTGAATTTAACATTGAAGAAGAGATCAATAATATCCTAAGTAAAAG GGTTCCCCTTGCTAATGGAGGCTCACTCATTATTGAACAAACTGAGGCATTGGTCTCTATTGATGTTAATGGGGGACATGGCGTTTTTGGTCGTGGGACTTCACAAGAGAAAGCCATTCTAGATGTCAATCTTGCAGCTGCAAAACAA ATTGCGAGGGAGTTACGGCTGAGAGATATTGGTGGCATTATAGTTGTAGATTTCATTGATATGACAGATGACT CAAATAAGAGATTGGTCTATGAAGAGGTTAAGAAGGCTGTGGAGAGAGACAGGTCAATGGTGAAAGTATCTGAATTATCTAGGCATGGACTTATGGAAATAACAAGAAAGAGG GTTCGACCTAGTGTGACATTTATGATTAGTGAGCCATGCACATGCTGTCATGCTACCGGGAGAGTTGAAGCTTTAGAGACCTCCTTTTCAAAAATTGAACAAGAAATTTGTCGGTTGCTA gcAATGATGGACCAGAAAGCAGATCCCGAGAAACCAAAGTCCTggccaaaatttattttgagggtTGACCACCACATGTGCAACTATTTAACTTCCGGGAAAAGGACTAGGCTTGCCATCTTAAGTAGCTCGCTCAAAGTTTGGATTCTTCTAAAG GTTGCTAGAGGTTTAACCAGGGGTGCATTTGAAGTGAAACCTCTAACAGATGAAAAGGAAAACAAGAATCGGCATCAAGCTGCCATTTCCATGTTACGACCAACAGAGATTACGACTAATAGATCTGGGAAAAAGGTGACCCTCATTCCGGTCAAAAGATGGAAGACCggtgggaaatga
- the LOC122305515 gene encoding ribonuclease E/G-like protein, chloroplastic isoform X3 has protein sequence MDLTHSDFSGNSNTNLKGSCNVVWTIEADVTAGQLLYLTGDPVVLGCWKPEMAVLLSPTEHANLWKAEVKMACGVSFKYNYFVKGETWPSRDIIWRPGPEFSISVPLHIEKDKKIIVRDSWMRLDVKRPSAQLWNSWIEETYLPIQSLIPAPARDEYEIVNSLEIDSTEPRPQLNDDMVHDIRYFKSEDAIRAADNGSEGVFTERDHPVEEPWLFQSALLFPIVKDKMGSDESKSTVCVEDEATKMEDAGKLLPEEGSNLISEEPISTVILINSSICTMQRIAVLECGKLVELLLEPVKTNVQCDSVYLGVITKLVPHMGGAFVNIGNSRHSLMDIKQNREPFIFPPFRRRTKKQEVNGSVIGALEERSDAHDNACTLHDIVLNYDNTEVNSQDDFVQPMHNDYQEHEVEDDLDVSEVLNENVNGTIVDFDEAEPDFEDYLDQIEHHLEGETINSSLPVGVNGSHDSQMSQSQHLKDSRHTFSNENKWSQVWKGTKIVVQVVKEGLGTKGPTLTAYPKLRSRFWILITRCSRIGVSKKIAGVERTRLKVIAKTLQPQGFGLTVRTVAAGHSLEELQKDLEGLLSTWKDIIEHAKSAALAADEGVEGAIPIILHQAMGQTLSVVQDYFNDKVQRMVVDSPRTYHEVTNYLQEIAPDLCDRVELYNKRIPLFSEFNIEEEINNILSKRVPLANGGSLIIEQTEALVSIDVNGGHGVFGRGTSQEKAILDVNLAAAKQIARELRLRDIGGIIVVDFIDMTDDSNKRLVYEEVKKAVERDRSMVKVSELSRHGLMEITRKRVRPSVTFMISEPCTCCHATGRVEALETSFSKIEQEICRLLAMMDQKADPEKPKSWPKFILRVDHHMCNYLTSGKRTRLAILSSSLKVWILLKVARGLTRGAFEVKPLTDEKENKNRHQAAISMLRPTEITTNRSGKKVTLIPVKRWKTGGK, from the exons ATGGATCTCACACATTCTGATTTCTCAGGAAATTCAAACACGAATCTGAAAGGATCATGCAATGTGGTTTGGACTATAGAAGCCGATGTAACTGCTGGTCAGCTTCTGTACTTAACTGGGGATCCTGTTGTATTAGGCTGCTGGAAACCGGAGATGGCAGTACTACTGTCTCCGACTGAACATGCGAACTTATGGAAGGCTGAAGTCAAG ATGGCTTGTGGTGTAAGTTTCAAGTATAATTATTTCGTAAAGGGAGAAACATGGCCTTCACGTGACATCATTTGGAGACCTGGACCTGAATTTTCTATATCAGTACCTCTACATATAGagaaagacaaaaaaattatagtgaGAGACTCATGGATGAGGCTTGATGTCAAAAGGCCTTCTGCACAATTATGGAATTCCTGGATAGAGGAGACATATCTTCCCATACAATCTTTGATACCGGCTCCAGCCAGAG ATGAATATGAGATAGTGAATAGCCTTGAAATTGACTCAACAGAGCCAAGGCCCCAATTAAATGATGATATGGTCCATGATATAAGGTACTTTAAAAGTGAGGATGCCATTAGGGCTGCAGATAATGGTTCTGAGGGAGTTTTCACCGAAAGAGATCATCCTGTTGAGGAACCCTGGTTATTCCAGTCAGCACTCCTTTTTCCCATTGTTAAGGATAAGATGGGGTCTGATGAGTCCAAAAGTACTGTCTGTGTGGAAGATGAGGCGACCAAGATGGAAGATGCAGGTAAGTTGTTACCTGAAGAAGGGAGCAATCTTATATCAGAGGAACCCATATCTACTGTTATTCTGATTAATTCTTCAATATGTACCATGCAAAGGATTGCTGTCCTAGAATGTGGGAAATTGGTCGAGTTATTACTGGAACCTGTTAAAACTAACGTTCAGTGTGATAGCGTGTATCTAGGGGTGATCACAAAACTTGTTCCACATATGGGAGGTGCTTTTGTAAATATTGGAAATTCTAGACACTCTCTTATGGACATCAAGCAGAACAGGGAACCATTTATATTTCCTCCATTTCGTCGTAGGACAAAGAAACAAGAAGTCAATGGTTCTGTTATTGGAGCCCTGGAAGAGCGTTCAGATGCACATGATAATGCATGTACATTGCATGATATTGTGTTAAATTATGATAATACCGAGGTCAACTCTCAAGATGACTTCGTACAACCTATGCACAATGACTACCAGGAACATGAAGTTGAGGATGATCTTGATGTTTCAGAAGTTCTTAACGAGAATGTAAATGGTACTATAGTTGATTTCGATGAAGCAGAACCTGATTTTGAGGACTACTTAGATCAAATTGAACATCATCTAGAAGGTGAAACCATTAACAGTTCCCTTCCTGTCGGCGTAAATGGCTCACATGATTCTCAAATGTCTCAGTCCCAACATTTGAAGGACTCTAGGCATACATTCAGCAATGAAAACAAATGGTCCCAAGTTTGGAAAGGAACAAAAATTGTTGTACAAGTTGTTAAAGAGGGATTGGGTACAAAAGGTCCCACTCTAACTGCTTATCCTAAATTAAGAAGCAGATTCTGG ATACTGATCACTCGTTGCAGTAGAATCGGAGTTTCAAAAAAAATTGCTGGTGTTGAGCGCACACGCTTGAAAGTTATTGCAAAAACTTTGCAGCCTCAGGGTTTTGGTCTGACAGTAAGGACTGTTGCTGCTGGTCATTCTTTAGAGGAATTGCAGAAGGACTTGGAAGGTTTGCTTTCAACTTGGAAAGATATAATAGAGCATGCAAAATCTGCAGCTCTGGCTGCGGATGAAGGTGTTGAAGGGGCCATTCCCATTATTCTCCATCAGGCAATGGGCCAAACACTCTCAGTTGTTCAGGATTATTTTAATGATAAG GTTCAGAGAATGGTAGTTGACTCACCAAGGACATATCATGAG GTTACCAATTACCTTCAGGAAATTGCTCCTGATCTTTGTGATCGAGTTGAGTTATACAATAAAAGAATTCCTCTTTTCAGTGAATTTAACATTGAAGAAGAGATCAATAATATCCTAAGTAAAAG GGTTCCCCTTGCTAATGGAGGCTCACTCATTATTGAACAAACTGAGGCATTGGTCTCTATTGATGTTAATGGGGGACATGGCGTTTTTGGTCGTGGGACTTCACAAGAGAAAGCCATTCTAGATGTCAATCTTGCAGCTGCAAAACAA ATTGCGAGGGAGTTACGGCTGAGAGATATTGGTGGCATTATAGTTGTAGATTTCATTGATATGACAGATGACT CAAATAAGAGATTGGTCTATGAAGAGGTTAAGAAGGCTGTGGAGAGAGACAGGTCAATGGTGAAAGTATCTGAATTATCTAGGCATGGACTTATGGAAATAACAAGAAAGAGG GTTCGACCTAGTGTGACATTTATGATTAGTGAGCCATGCACATGCTGTCATGCTACCGGGAGAGTTGAAGCTTTAGAGACCTCCTTTTCAAAAATTGAACAAGAAATTTGTCGGTTGCTA gcAATGATGGACCAGAAAGCAGATCCCGAGAAACCAAAGTCCTggccaaaatttattttgagggtTGACCACCACATGTGCAACTATTTAACTTCCGGGAAAAGGACTAGGCTTGCCATCTTAAGTAGCTCGCTCAAAGTTTGGATTCTTCTAAAG GTTGCTAGAGGTTTAACCAGGGGTGCATTTGAAGTGAAACCTCTAACAGATGAAAAGGAAAACAAGAATCGGCATCAAGCTGCCATTTCCATGTTACGACCAACAGAGATTACGACTAATAGATCTGGGAAAAAGGTGACCCTCATTCCGGTCAAAAGATGGAAGACCggtgggaaatga
- the LOC122305515 gene encoding ribonuclease E/G-like protein, chloroplastic isoform X2, which translates to MAICPCSSTEVQVPAGCFRFMDLNHLHRRTVTAPFSSSILRSERSLSPYICHHIPFGNMVRFALCVASCNSFRRSPTMAIKKGNSNTNLKGSCNVVWTIEADVTAGQLLYLTGDPVVLGCWKPEMAVLLSPTEHANLWKAEVKMACGVSFKYNYFVKGETWPSRDIIWRPGPEFSISVPLHIEKDKKIIVRDSWMRLDVKRPSAQLWNSWIEETYLPIQSLIPAPARDEYEIVNSLEIDSTEPRPQLNDDMVHDIRYFKSEDAIRAADNGSEGVFTERDHPVEEPWLFQSALLFPIVKDKMGSDESKSTVCVEDEATKMEDAGKLLPEEGSNLISEEPISTVILINSSICTMQRIAVLECGKLVELLLEPVKTNVQCDSVYLGVITKLVPHMGGAFVNIGNSRHSLMDIKQNREPFIFPPFRRRTKKQEVNGSVIGALEERSDAHDNACTLHDIVLNYDNTEVNSQDDFVQPMHNDYQEHEVEDDLDVSEVLNENVNGTIVDFDEAEPDFEDYLDQIEHHLEGETINSSLPVGVNGSHDSQMSQSQHLKDSRHTFSNENKWSQVWKGTKIVVQVVKEGLGTKGPTLTAYPKLRSRFWILITRCSRIGVSKKIAGVERTRLKVIAKTLQPQGFGLTVRTVAAGHSLEELQKDLEGLLSTWKDIIEHAKSAALAADEGVEGAIPIILHQAMGQTLSVVQDYFNDKVQRMVVDSPRTYHEVTNYLQEIAPDLCDRVELYNKRIPLFSEFNIEEEINNILSKRVPLANGGSLIIEQTEALVSIDVNGGHGVFGRGTSQEKAILDVNLAAAKQIARELRLRDIGGIIVVDFIDMTDDSNKRLVYEEVKKAVERDRSMVKVSELSRHGLMEITRKRVRPSVTFMISEPCTCCHATGRVEALETSFSKIEQEICRLLAMMDQKADPEKPKSWPKFILRVDHHMCNYLTSGKRTRLAILSSSLKVWILLKVARGLTRGAFEVKPLTDEKENKNRHQAAISMLRPTEITTNRSGKKVTLIPVKRWKTGGK; encoded by the exons ATGGCTATCTGTCCCTGCTCCTCAACTGAAGTTCAAGTTCCTGCCGGGTGTTTCAGGTTCATGGACCTCAATCACCTCCATAGGCGCACCGTTACCGCTCCATTCTCTTCTTCGATTCTCCGCTCCGAACGTTCTCTATCTCC GTATATATGCCACCACATACCCTTTGGAAACATGGTCAGATTCGCGCTTTGTGTAGCAAGTTGTAATTCTTTCAGAAGATCTCCTACAATGGCGATTAAGAAAG GAAATTCAAACACGAATCTGAAAGGATCATGCAATGTGGTTTGGACTATAGAAGCCGATGTAACTGCTGGTCAGCTTCTGTACTTAACTGGGGATCCTGTTGTATTAGGCTGCTGGAAACCGGAGATGGCAGTACTACTGTCTCCGACTGAACATGCGAACTTATGGAAGGCTGAAGTCAAG ATGGCTTGTGGTGTAAGTTTCAAGTATAATTATTTCGTAAAGGGAGAAACATGGCCTTCACGTGACATCATTTGGAGACCTGGACCTGAATTTTCTATATCAGTACCTCTACATATAGagaaagacaaaaaaattatagtgaGAGACTCATGGATGAGGCTTGATGTCAAAAGGCCTTCTGCACAATTATGGAATTCCTGGATAGAGGAGACATATCTTCCCATACAATCTTTGATACCGGCTCCAGCCAGAG ATGAATATGAGATAGTGAATAGCCTTGAAATTGACTCAACAGAGCCAAGGCCCCAATTAAATGATGATATGGTCCATGATATAAGGTACTTTAAAAGTGAGGATGCCATTAGGGCTGCAGATAATGGTTCTGAGGGAGTTTTCACCGAAAGAGATCATCCTGTTGAGGAACCCTGGTTATTCCAGTCAGCACTCCTTTTTCCCATTGTTAAGGATAAGATGGGGTCTGATGAGTCCAAAAGTACTGTCTGTGTGGAAGATGAGGCGACCAAGATGGAAGATGCAGGTAAGTTGTTACCTGAAGAAGGGAGCAATCTTATATCAGAGGAACCCATATCTACTGTTATTCTGATTAATTCTTCAATATGTACCATGCAAAGGATTGCTGTCCTAGAATGTGGGAAATTGGTCGAGTTATTACTGGAACCTGTTAAAACTAACGTTCAGTGTGATAGCGTGTATCTAGGGGTGATCACAAAACTTGTTCCACATATGGGAGGTGCTTTTGTAAATATTGGAAATTCTAGACACTCTCTTATGGACATCAAGCAGAACAGGGAACCATTTATATTTCCTCCATTTCGTCGTAGGACAAAGAAACAAGAAGTCAATGGTTCTGTTATTGGAGCCCTGGAAGAGCGTTCAGATGCACATGATAATGCATGTACATTGCATGATATTGTGTTAAATTATGATAATACCGAGGTCAACTCTCAAGATGACTTCGTACAACCTATGCACAATGACTACCAGGAACATGAAGTTGAGGATGATCTTGATGTTTCAGAAGTTCTTAACGAGAATGTAAATGGTACTATAGTTGATTTCGATGAAGCAGAACCTGATTTTGAGGACTACTTAGATCAAATTGAACATCATCTAGAAGGTGAAACCATTAACAGTTCCCTTCCTGTCGGCGTAAATGGCTCACATGATTCTCAAATGTCTCAGTCCCAACATTTGAAGGACTCTAGGCATACATTCAGCAATGAAAACAAATGGTCCCAAGTTTGGAAAGGAACAAAAATTGTTGTACAAGTTGTTAAAGAGGGATTGGGTACAAAAGGTCCCACTCTAACTGCTTATCCTAAATTAAGAAGCAGATTCTGG ATACTGATCACTCGTTGCAGTAGAATCGGAGTTTCAAAAAAAATTGCTGGTGTTGAGCGCACACGCTTGAAAGTTATTGCAAAAACTTTGCAGCCTCAGGGTTTTGGTCTGACAGTAAGGACTGTTGCTGCTGGTCATTCTTTAGAGGAATTGCAGAAGGACTTGGAAGGTTTGCTTTCAACTTGGAAAGATATAATAGAGCATGCAAAATCTGCAGCTCTGGCTGCGGATGAAGGTGTTGAAGGGGCCATTCCCATTATTCTCCATCAGGCAATGGGCCAAACACTCTCAGTTGTTCAGGATTATTTTAATGATAAG GTTCAGAGAATGGTAGTTGACTCACCAAGGACATATCATGAG GTTACCAATTACCTTCAGGAAATTGCTCCTGATCTTTGTGATCGAGTTGAGTTATACAATAAAAGAATTCCTCTTTTCAGTGAATTTAACATTGAAGAAGAGATCAATAATATCCTAAGTAAAAG GGTTCCCCTTGCTAATGGAGGCTCACTCATTATTGAACAAACTGAGGCATTGGTCTCTATTGATGTTAATGGGGGACATGGCGTTTTTGGTCGTGGGACTTCACAAGAGAAAGCCATTCTAGATGTCAATCTTGCAGCTGCAAAACAA ATTGCGAGGGAGTTACGGCTGAGAGATATTGGTGGCATTATAGTTGTAGATTTCATTGATATGACAGATGACT CAAATAAGAGATTGGTCTATGAAGAGGTTAAGAAGGCTGTGGAGAGAGACAGGTCAATGGTGAAAGTATCTGAATTATCTAGGCATGGACTTATGGAAATAACAAGAAAGAGG GTTCGACCTAGTGTGACATTTATGATTAGTGAGCCATGCACATGCTGTCATGCTACCGGGAGAGTTGAAGCTTTAGAGACCTCCTTTTCAAAAATTGAACAAGAAATTTGTCGGTTGCTA gcAATGATGGACCAGAAAGCAGATCCCGAGAAACCAAAGTCCTggccaaaatttattttgagggtTGACCACCACATGTGCAACTATTTAACTTCCGGGAAAAGGACTAGGCTTGCCATCTTAAGTAGCTCGCTCAAAGTTTGGATTCTTCTAAAG GTTGCTAGAGGTTTAACCAGGGGTGCATTTGAAGTGAAACCTCTAACAGATGAAAAGGAAAACAAGAATCGGCATCAAGCTGCCATTTCCATGTTACGACCAACAGAGATTACGACTAATAGATCTGGGAAAAAGGTGACCCTCATTCCGGTCAAAAGATGGAAGACCggtgggaaatga